The segment ATCGCGGTATTGGGGCCGATGCTGGAGTCCGAGGCTGCTACCGCCCATGAAGGCTTCTGGTCATGAATGGCGGCATCTCCATCCACGTGGTGGACGTGGCCAGCGGCAGCGTGGCCGAAGGGCTGGAGGTGCGCCTGGAGCGGCTGGAGGGCGCGGACCGCGAGCTGGTCTGCGCCGGCCGCATCGGCGGTAACGGCCTGCTCACCGAGCTGGCGGGGCTGGCCGAGCGCTGCCGTCCCGGCGTCTACGAAGCCCGACTGCGAGTGGCGGATTTCTACCGCGCGCGGGGGATGCAACTGCCGGAACCACCGTTCCTCGATGAACTGGCCTACCGCTTCGGCATCGGTGAGGCCGCCCAGCACTACCACCTGCCGTTCAAGCTCACTGCCTGGGGTGTTTCCTGTTTCCGTGGCGGCGCCTGATTTCCGCGCTTTTCCGTAGGTTGGCGCTGAGCGCTGCGAAGCCCAACCTGCGGCAGGACTGCATCCTGCTTGGAATGAATTCGCCCTTACAGGATTGCGACAAGGGATGGCTGGGAGTCGCCCCTCT is part of the Pseudomonas lalkuanensis genome and harbors:
- a CDS encoding hydroxyisourate hydrolase, whose amino-acid sequence is MNGGISIHVVDVASGSVAEGLEVRLERLEGADRELVCAGRIGGNGLLTELAGLAERCRPGVYEARLRVADFYRARGMQLPEPPFLDELAYRFGIGEAAQHYHLPFKLTAWGVSCFRGGA